The Salvia miltiorrhiza cultivar Shanhuang (shh) chromosome 1, IMPLAD_Smil_shh, whole genome shotgun sequence genome has a window encoding:
- the LOC131016755 gene encoding uncharacterized protein LOC131016755, whose protein sequence is MSRRRLSINPLTSPTLNELEMQDNTSTAAAAAAVAVAPAPAPEPGKTSIHVTALDGIVNVNSLFTMSLFIGFSMTVPQNATTASSAACTTSAETVRRLIVFEVISFSFFLFSSLVAQSLKLQINLRNNMDPTDPHKGDIGIDHLKYCLFGSAVGSVLGCTFLTMSIVDFIRVKLGSLSCGGKPVYAVVTLLVFVGSGLLIYVITAARAAFIVQNEPPASTVEENVRA, encoded by the exons ATGAGCAGACGACGTCTTAGCATCAATCCCCTCACCTCTCCAACTTTGAACGA ATTGGAAATGCAAGACAACACAAgcactgccgccgccgctgcggCCGTGGCCGTGGCCCCCGCCCCCGCCCCCGAGCCCGGGAAAACGAGCATCCACGTGACGGCCCTGGACGGCATAGTGAACGTCAACTCCCTCTTCACGATGTCGTTGTTCATCGGCTTCTCCATGACCGTCCCACAGAACGCCACCACCGCGTCAAGCGCAGCGTGCACCACCAGCGCGGAGACGGTGAGGCGGCTGATCGTGTTCGAAGTCATCTCCTTCAGCTTCTTCCTCTTCTCATCGCTGGTGGCTCAGAGCTTGAAGCTTCAGATCAACCTGCGCAACAACATGGACCCCACCGATCCTCACAAGGGCGACATCGGCATCGACCACCTCAAATACTGCCTCTTCGGCTCCGCCGTCGGATCAGTTCTCGGCTGCACGTTCCTGACGATGTCGATCGTGGATTTCATAAGGGTGAAATTGGGGTCGCTGTCGTGCGGCGGGAAGCCGGTTTACGCGGTGGTGACGCTGTTGGTATTCGTGGGGTCGGGGCTGCTAATTTATGTCATCACTGCTGCTCGTGCGGCTTTCATTGTGCAAAATGAACCACCTGCTTCTACTGTTGAGGAGAATGTGAGGGCCTAG